The following proteins are co-located in the Malus sylvestris chromosome 13, drMalSylv7.2, whole genome shotgun sequence genome:
- the LOC126596263 gene encoding probable inorganic phosphate transporter 1-3: MAREQLGVLNALDVAKTQLYHFTAIVIAGMGFFTDAYDLFCISLVSKLLGRIYYTDLTHPKPGTLPPNVAAAVNGVALCGTLAGQLFFGWLGDKMGRKKVYGMTLILMVLCSVASGLSFSDHPKSVISTLCFFRFWLGFGIGGDYPLSATIMSEYANKKTRGAFIAAVFAMQGFGILTGGIVALIVSSAFDHAFKAPAYSVDRRASLAPQADFVWRIILMVGALPALLTYYWRMKMPETARYTALVAKNAKQAATDMSKVLQVQLEAEDEKLEKITEEKSNSFGLFTKQFAARHGLHLLGTTSTWFLLDIAFYSQNLFQKDIFSAIGWIPKAESMNAIHEVYRIARAQTLIAMCSTVPGYWFTVAFIDYMGRFAIQLMGFFFMTVFMFALAIPYHHWTLKGNHIGFVVIYSFTFFFANFGPNATTFVVPAEIFPARLRSTCHGISAAAGKAGAIVGAFGFLYAAQDKNPTKTDAGYPPGIGVKNSLIMLGVINFFGMVFTFLVPESKGKSLEELTGENEEEDEAPEQQAASARTVPV, encoded by the coding sequence ATGGCTAGAGAGCAATTGGGAGTGCTTAATGCACTAGATGTGGCCAAGACTCAATTGTACCACTTCACAGCAATTGTGATTGCTGGAATGGGATTTTTCACTGATGCTTACGATCTCTTCTGCATTTCCTTGGTGTCCAAGTTACTCGGTCGTATTTACTACACCGACCTAACTCACCCAAAACCCGGCACATTGCCTCCCAATGTGGCTGCTGCTGTTAACGGTGTGGCTCTATGTGGCACCTTAGCCGGCCAGCTCTTCTTTGGTTGGCTCGGAGACAAAATGGGTCGAAAAAAGGTCTATGGTATGACCCTTATTCTCATGGTTTTATGCTCCGTTGCGTCAGGTCTTTCGTTTTCGGATCATCCAAAGAGTGTGATCTCCACACTTTGTTTCTTCCGGTTCTGGCTTGGGTTTGGCATTGGTGGTGACTATCCCCTCTCAGCCACAATCATGTCCGAGTATGCCAATAAAAAGACTCGTGGGGCATTTATTGCTGCGGTGTTTGCCATGCAAGGATTTGGGATTTTGACTGGTGGGATTGTGGCTTTGATTGTGTCATCCGCGTTTGATCACGCTTTCAAGGCTCCTGCATACTCTGTGGACAGACGTGCTTCTCTTGCACCTCAAGCCGACTTTGTCTGGCGTATCATTCTAATGGTTGGCGCCCTTCCTGCTCTTTTAACTTACTACTGGCGTATGAAAATGCCTGAGACAGCTCGTTACACAGCCCTCGTAGCGAAAAATGCTAAGCAGGCTGCCACAGACATGTCTAAGGTTCTCCAAGTTCAGCTTGAAGCTGAAGATGAGAAACTAGAGAAGATTACTGAAGAGAAGTCCAATAGCTTTGGCTTGTTCACCAAGCAATTCGCTGCTCGCCACGGTCTTCACTTGCTTGGCACCACTTCTACTTGGTTCTTGCTAGACATTGCCTTCTACAGCCAAAATCTGTTCCAAAAAGACATCTTTAGCGCAATTGGGTGGATCCCGAAAGCAGAGAGCATGAATGCAATCCATGAGGTGTACAGAATTGCAAGAGCACAAACCCTAATAGCTATGTGCAGCACTGTCCCTGGATACTGGTTCACTGTTGCATTCATTGATTACATGGGCAGATTTGCAATCCAACTGATGGGATTCTTCTTCATGACTGTGTTCATGTTTGCTTTGGCAATTCCTTACCACCACTGGACCCTAAAGGGCAACCATATTGGGTTCGTTGTGATTTACTCATTCACCTTTTTCTTTGCCAATTTCGGACCCAATGCCACCACATTTGTTGTACCCGCTGAGATTTTCCCTGCGCGTTTGAGGTCTACATGTCATGGAATATCAGCTGCAGCCGGGAAGGCTGGAGCAATCGTTGGGGCGTTTGGGTTTTTGTATGCAGCACAAGACAAGAATCCTACAAAGACTGATGCAGGCTACCCACCTGGCATTGGTGTGAAGAATTCTCTAATTATGCTTGGTGTGATCAACTTTTTCGGCATGGTTTTTACATTCTTGGTGCCGGAATCCAAGGGAAAATCACTTGAGGAGTTGACAGGTgagaatgaagaagaagacgaggCCCCAGAGCAGCAGGCAGCTTCTGCTAGAACCGTTCCAGTTTGA
- the LOC126595321 gene encoding uncharacterized protein LOC126595321: MSDSGKGKASAYGQVSDSVEGKYDRYVPKLIDNTQVQQAKLKDMAIGNPFLLTSSNKNVVLPPVAALIELDLQLSERATKNVELGKRKIDKKAQRFHDSVSLLATRQESFQSNLTDIQASLANISLVQSHLMEEIRASQQPLPVFVDSEADLNFLNPVVATSLGLDIDPSVVEPVTVTNGRLCYTKGVARNVSVRVQDYVFSSDIRLLSVLGCDLVLGAEWLESLGYIGWHFKHKIMEFQIDGTNYRLMGLRSPDTTTYPPSSPVVSPRGVLGPSVAFLLHAPPSQAGAQPTSPPIEQFLDTYQDLFTPPTGLPPLRPMDHRITLLPGTHLVNICPYRYAHAQKAELERQVEDMLAADVIRPSSSPFSSPALLVHKDDVFSKLDLRSGFHQIRMYEPDIPKTAFRTHTGHFEFLVMPFGLCNAPSTFQALMNSVFKQYLRQFVLVFFDDILVFSPTMETHLTHLVSVFEVLRIHHLKVKPSKCSFGQSSVAYLGDIISAAGVAVDSQKVQCILEWPHPRTLKGLCGFLGLVGYYRKFIRNFGILTRPLTDLLKKDNFKWNSTADKAFLDLKQALTSIPVLVLPDFTMPFTIECDASDVDLGAVLSQHHHPIAFLSKSLAEKHKALSV; encoded by the exons ATGTCAGATTCCGGGAAAGGAAAAGCATCAGCTTATGGGCAAGTGTCCGATTCCGTTGAAGGAAAGTATGATCGTTATGTTCCTAAGTTGATTGATAACACTCAAGTTCAACAGGCAAAACTTAAAGATATGGCGATTGGGAATCCATTTTTGCTCACTTCCTCCAACAAGAACGTTGTTCTTCCTCCTGTCGCAGCCTTGATAGAACTCGATTTGCAGCTGAGTGAAAGAGCCACTAAGAATGTGGAGCTGGGGAAAAGAAAGATCGATAAGAAGG CTCAACGGTTCCATGACTCGGTGTCTCTACTCGCCACTCGCCAGGAGTCATTTCAGTCGAATCTGACAGATATTCAAGCTTCTTTGGCCAATATTAGTCTCGTACAGAGTCATTTGATGGAGGAGATCCGCGCTTCCCAGCAACCCCTGCCC GTTTTTGTGGACTCAGAGGCTGACCTTAATTTCCTCAATCCTGTCGTCGCCACCAGCCTTGGCCTCGACATTGATCCTTCTGTGGTGGAACCCGTGACGGTAACTAATGGTCGCCTCTGTTACACTAAAGGAGTTGCCCGCAATGTCTCGGTCCGTGTCCaagattatgttttttcttcgGATATACGTCTTTTGTCAGTCTTGGGATGTGATTTGGTCCTCGGAGCCGAATGGCTGGAATCTCTTGGCTACATTGGATGGCATTTCAAACACAAAATTATGGAGTTTCAAATTGACGGCACTAACTACCGTTTGATGGGCCTACGCTCACCCGATACGACTACCTACCCCCCTTCATCCCCTGTTGTGTCTCCGCGTGGGGTCTTGGGTCCTTCGGTTGCCTTCTTGTTGCATGCTCCCCCATCTCAGGCAGGCGCACAACCCACTTCACCACCTATTGAGCAATTCCTGGATACTTACCAAGACCTGTTCACACCTCCAACCGGTCTTCCACCTCTTAGACCCATGGACCATCGGATAACCCTATTACCGGGCACCCATCTAGTCAACATCTGCCCCTATCGTTATGCTCATGCTCAGAAAGCGGAGCTGGAACGTCAGGTGGAGGACATGCTCGCTGCTGACGTGATTCGCCCTAGCTCGAGTCCCTTCTCGTCCCCTGCATTGTTGGTCCATAAGGATGATG TTTTCTCCAAACTGGACCTCCGTTCGGGTTTTCACCAAATTCGGATGTATGAACCGGATATCCCCAAAACGGCTTTTCGAACACATACTGGGCACTTCGAATTTCTAGTTATGCCATTTGGTCTATGCAATGCTCCCTCCACATTTCAGGCCCTCATGAACTCTGTCTTCAAACAATACCTACGACAGTTTGTGTTGGTGTTTTTCGACGATATCCTCGTCTTTAGCCCAACCATGGAGACACACCTCACCCACCTGGTTTCGGTGTTTGAGGTTCTGCGCATACACCACCTGAAAGTCAAGCCTTCGAAATGCTCTTTTGGCCAATCCTCCGTTGCGTACCTTGGAGACATTATCTCGGCTGCAGGGGTTGCCGTTGACTCTCAGAAAGTGCAATGCATCTTGGAGTGGCCTCACCCTCGTACCCTCAAGGGTTTATGCGGCTTCTTAGGCCTTGTGGGTTACTACCGCAAATTTATACGCAACTTTGGGATACTTACTCGCCCACTGACCGATCTTCTGAAGAAAGATAATTTTAAGTGGAACTCCACGGCCGATAAGGCATTCTTGGACCTTAAACAGGCCCTTACATCCATACCGGTTTTGGTGCTTCCGGACTTCACCATGCCTTTCACCATTGAATGTGATGCTTCAGACGTCGACCTAGGGGCTGTTCTCTCTCAACACCACCATCCCATCGCTTTCCTCAGCAAATCATTGGCCGAGAAACATAAGGCTCTATCTGTTTAG